A window from Deltaproteobacteria bacterium encodes these proteins:
- a CDS encoding PAS domain S-box protein — translation MSHGALDPSLARHLARIEAYVRHSGLQPIPPGRADLRRALAAFMEMRTPALLDAWLEDVGPVLAIPEADWPEIKADQTAAVVRWARHVADPSNIETYLFLRAHTRRGFIGRFPASRFLAAQMRFVDHLADDIRREYAGDPQRTAELLSLLRQEFQARVLHITDFFVEAREEELLEQEASYRRAIDRAPACILWVDAASGVIFDANQVAERLLGYGRAMLVGRALGELHPPSDRARATALWQAARERGHASRDDLHLLTSRGEPIPVFANAGYMEYGPRPWVQLICVDISDRKRLESQLIQSEKMAAIGLLAAGIAHELRNPLAIVMNALYDLRQILDGQNPEAVEDLRIAEEEIERAQAIIKNLLEFSRESGAELERLDVNDLLSRTLQLMQKHLQNNGVRVTTELGPIPPCLANVNAMRQIFLNLITNAVQAMPEGGELMLRTALVGENRIRLDVRDTGVGIPREHLQDIFNPFYTTKAPGQGTGLGLSVVHSILQRYQGEIQVTSEVGAGTTFTIELPCQCHFEAD, via the coding sequence GTGAGCCACGGCGCCCTCGATCCGTCGCTGGCCCGTCACCTGGCGCGCATCGAGGCGTATGTCCGGCATTCGGGCCTCCAGCCGATCCCGCCCGGCCGCGCCGACCTGCGGCGTGCGCTGGCGGCCTTCATGGAGATGCGCACGCCCGCGCTCCTCGACGCGTGGCTGGAGGACGTGGGCCCCGTGCTGGCCATCCCCGAGGCCGACTGGCCCGAGATCAAGGCCGACCAGACCGCCGCAGTGGTCCGGTGGGCCCGCCACGTCGCCGACCCGAGCAACATCGAGACCTACCTCTTCCTGCGCGCCCACACCCGCCGGGGCTTCATCGGCCGCTTCCCGGCCTCGCGCTTCCTCGCCGCACAGATGCGCTTCGTCGACCATCTCGCCGACGACATCCGGCGCGAGTACGCCGGCGACCCGCAGCGGACGGCCGAGCTGCTTTCCCTCCTCCGGCAGGAGTTCCAGGCGCGCGTGCTGCACATCACCGACTTCTTCGTCGAGGCCCGCGAGGAGGAGCTCCTCGAGCAGGAAGCGTCCTACCGGCGCGCGATCGACCGCGCGCCGGCCTGCATCCTGTGGGTCGATGCCGCCAGCGGTGTCATCTTCGACGCCAACCAGGTGGCGGAACGGCTGCTCGGATACGGCCGCGCCATGCTGGTCGGCCGCGCCCTCGGCGAGCTTCATCCGCCCTCGGACCGGGCGCGCGCCACGGCCCTCTGGCAGGCGGCCCGCGAGCGCGGGCACGCAAGCCGCGACGACCTGCATCTGCTCACGAGCCGGGGCGAGCCCATCCCCGTGTTCGCGAACGCCGGCTACATGGAGTACGGCCCGCGCCCGTGGGTGCAGCTGATCTGCGTCGACATCTCGGATCGGAAGCGGCTCGAGAGCCAGCTCATCCAGTCGGAGAAGATGGCCGCCATCGGGCTGCTCGCCGCGGGCATCGCGCACGAGCTGCGCAATCCGCTCGCCATCGTCATGAACGCGCTCTACGACCTGCGCCAGATCCTCGACGGTCAGAACCCGGAGGCGGTCGAGGATCTGCGCATCGCCGAGGAGGAGATCGAGCGCGCGCAGGCGATCATCAAGAACCTGCTCGAGTTCTCCCGCGAGTCGGGCGCGGAGCTCGAGCGCCTGGACGTCAACGACCTCCTCTCGCGCACCCTGCAGCTCATGCAGAAGCACCTGCAGAACAACGGCGTGCGGGTCACCACCGAGCTCGGACCGATCCCGCCGTGCCTGGCCAACGTGAACGCCATGCGGCAGATCTTCCTGAACCTCATCACCAACGCCGTGCAGGCGATGCCCGAGGGCGGCGAGCTCATGCTGCGCACGGCGCTGGTCGGCGAGAACCGCATCCGGCTCGACGTCCGCGACACCGGGGTCGGGATCCCGCGCGAGCACCTGCAGGACATCTTCAACCCCTTCTACACGACGAAGGCGCCCGGCCAGGGCACCGGCCTCGGCCTCTCCGTCGTGCACTCGATCCTCCAGCGCTACCAGGGCGAGATCCAGGTGACGAGCGAGGTCGGGGCCGGCACCACCTTCACGATCGAGCTGCCGTGCCAGTGCCACTTCGAGGCAGACTGA
- a CDS encoding sigma-54-dependent Fis family transcriptional regulator, with product MRARILLVEDENNMARTLAKNLERAGHEVEHAPHGEAALARLAETSFDVVLTDLKMPVMDGMQLLRAMHERESAPAAVVLTGYGTIETAVEAMKLGAADYLIKDARPQEILLTIERVLRLDALRRENAQLRRVVRKLHGFGELIGESASMREVYRVIGAVSQNKSTVLVSGESGTGKELVARTIHRRGPLAEGPFVAINCAGLSETLLDSQLFGHRRGAFTGAVADHDGVFRAAEGGTLFLDEVSEIPLGLQAKFLRALQDREVTPLGSSRPITVDVRLIAATNRDLEAETRAGRFRSDLFYRLNVVHIGLPPLRARADDVVLLIEHFIQHFSREYQVAPKRVAPEAMARLRAYAWPGNIRELQNAIERAFALSGADTITLNDLPAALRDDAAPSLDAPDGGPLPTLGEAERRLIAAALRHSGGNKNEAARLLGIDRQRLYRKIEKYGLT from the coding sequence ATGCGGGCCCGCATCCTCCTCGTCGAGGACGAGAACAACATGGCCCGCACGCTCGCCAAGAACCTGGAGCGCGCCGGGCACGAGGTGGAGCATGCGCCCCACGGCGAGGCCGCTCTCGCGCGCCTCGCCGAGACGAGCTTCGACGTCGTCCTGACCGACCTCAAGATGCCGGTCATGGACGGCATGCAGCTCCTGCGCGCGATGCACGAGCGGGAGAGCGCGCCCGCGGCCGTCGTGCTGACCGGCTACGGGACCATCGAGACCGCCGTCGAGGCCATGAAGCTCGGCGCCGCGGACTACCTGATCAAGGACGCGCGCCCGCAGGAGATCCTGCTCACCATCGAGCGTGTGCTCCGGCTCGACGCGCTCCGGCGCGAGAACGCCCAGCTCCGTCGCGTCGTGCGCAAGCTGCACGGCTTCGGCGAGCTGATCGGCGAGAGCGCGTCGATGCGAGAGGTCTACCGGGTGATCGGCGCGGTCAGCCAGAACAAGAGCACGGTGCTGGTGAGCGGCGAGAGCGGGACGGGCAAGGAGCTCGTGGCGCGGACGATCCACCGGCGCGGACCGCTCGCCGAGGGCCCGTTCGTCGCGATCAACTGCGCCGGACTGTCAGAGACGCTCCTCGACAGCCAGCTCTTCGGCCACCGCCGCGGCGCCTTCACGGGCGCGGTGGCGGACCACGACGGCGTCTTCCGGGCCGCCGAGGGCGGTACGCTCTTCCTCGACGAGGTCTCGGAGATCCCGCTCGGGCTCCAGGCGAAGTTCCTGCGCGCCCTCCAGGACCGCGAGGTCACGCCGCTCGGCTCGAGCCGCCCGATCACGGTCGACGTCCGGCTGATCGCCGCCACCAACCGCGACCTCGAGGCCGAGACGCGCGCCGGGCGTTTCCGCTCCGATCTGTTCTACCGTCTGAATGTGGTGCACATCGGGCTCCCGCCGCTGCGGGCGCGCGCCGACGACGTCGTCCTGCTGATCGAGCACTTCATCCAGCACTTCAGCCGCGAGTACCAGGTGGCTCCCAAGCGCGTCGCCCCGGAGGCCATGGCGCGGCTGCGCGCGTATGCCTGGCCGGGGAACATCCGCGAGCTGCAGAACGCCATCGAGCGCGCCTTCGCGCTGTCGGGGGCCGACACGATCACTCTCAATGATCTGCCGGCGGCGCTGCGAGACGACGCCGCGCCGTCGCTCGACGCTCCCGACGGCGGGCCGCTCCCCACCCTCGGCGAGGCGGAGCGCCGCCTCATCGCTGCCGCGCTGAGGCACAGCGGCGGCAACAAGAACGAGGCGGCCCGCCTGCTCGGCATCGACCGGCAGCGCCTCTACCGCAAGATCGAGAAGTACGGCCTCACGTAA